The following coding sequences are from one Roseburia hominis A2-183 window:
- a CDS encoding P-loop NTPase family protein: MNQKYQLDREYSIAEIIQCNLRRWWLALICAVVCAVVLGGYKYKSLEPYLEQNIYENVRQVVATLYVQTYSDESSTERANNLIRIAESNRTFEKVKEKLGCDIDYKTYQALFRMAQEETGDIVLLYLQYPIDTGDFSIAEEEDAIVFAQAVVDATAESATELNGQECFSVIDAPYASQENKKVENYFISEDDFNRGVMKGLVAGFLLGIIAEVALYSFWLVLYRKPKSAEEVCQILDVPVIDDVKTRKVSEEEVYKKVSLFLRKHMKERTNGCMRINCIPIGTVRRDAALKLAFSCANEQKKTLFIDLAIDAEGKDAKNSISQYILGESGEPVPSALNGYLDTICRDTAEEKNFDVVMHEKFAAYLNEMSEKYDYIVINSPNAGASADAYAASRLCNSSFVVCTRSGVDNEMLCRLKNTADAQEITIEGVLVYEG; this comes from the coding sequence ATGAACCAGAAGTATCAGTTAGACAGGGAATACAGTATAGCGGAGATTATTCAATGTAATCTACGCAGATGGTGGCTTGCATTGATCTGTGCAGTGGTGTGCGCAGTAGTCCTTGGTGGATATAAGTACAAATCTCTCGAACCGTATCTGGAGCAGAATATTTATGAGAACGTCAGACAGGTTGTGGCAACCTTATATGTGCAGACGTACAGTGATGAGAGTTCCACTGAGCGTGCAAATAATCTCATTCGTATCGCGGAAAGCAACCGTACCTTTGAAAAGGTAAAAGAAAAACTTGGCTGTGATATTGACTATAAGACTTATCAGGCCCTGTTTCGGATGGCGCAGGAAGAGACAGGAGATATTGTGCTGCTCTATTTACAGTATCCGATTGATACTGGAGATTTCAGTATTGCAGAGGAAGAGGATGCCATTGTGTTTGCACAGGCGGTTGTGGATGCAACAGCAGAGAGTGCAACAGAACTTAACGGACAGGAGTGCTTTTCTGTGATCGATGCACCGTATGCAAGTCAGGAGAATAAAAAGGTAGAGAACTACTTTATTTCTGAGGACGATTTCAACCGTGGTGTGATGAAGGGACTGGTTGCCGGATTTTTATTGGGAATTATTGCAGAAGTGGCATTATACTCTTTTTGGCTTGTGTTATATAGAAAACCAAAGAGTGCTGAGGAGGTATGCCAGATTCTGGACGTGCCGGTGATTGACGATGTGAAAACACGAAAGGTCAGTGAGGAGGAAGTATACAAAAAGGTTTCTTTATTCTTACGAAAGCATATGAAAGAAAGAACAAACGGATGCATGCGCATTAATTGCATTCCGATTGGAACCGTGAGGAGAGACGCTGCTTTAAAGCTTGCATTCAGCTGCGCAAATGAGCAGAAGAAAACACTGTTTATAGATCTGGCTATCGATGCAGAGGGAAAAGATGCGAAAAATTCAATTAGTCAATATATTCTTGGGGAGAGCGGAGAGCCGGTACCGAGTGCATTGAATGGTTATCTGGATACTATATGTCGTGATACGGCAGAGGAAAAGAATTTTGATGTTGTGATGCATGAAAAATTCGCCGCTTATTTAAACGAGATGAGCGAAAAATATGATTATATTGTTATTAACAGCCCAAATGCAGGAGCAAGTGCAGATGCTTATGCGGCTTCCAGGCTTTGCAACAGTAGTTTTGTCGTATGCACAAGAAGCGGTGTGGACAATGAGATGCTGTGTCGCCTGAAGAATACGGCAGATGCGCAGGAAATCACAATTGAAGGGGTTCTGGTATATGAAGGGTAG